A window from Vulcanimicrobium alpinum encodes these proteins:
- a CDS encoding ABC transporter ATP-binding protein, whose translation MIGATPQKLAHQPTDVFSIDNVDVQLGAKRVLAHCTLRIQAGVTCIVGQSGTGKSTLLKAMVGLIPLARGSIRFRGLEVSTSHVSMLAEIRRNVAFVFQNGALFSSLSVFDNCALALRERDHLSVHEIELRVFDALERVGLSGAHDRMPTELSGGMMKRAAIARALAQHPDAILFDEPTTGADPILTTVLMQHIRAITGSRPAASVIMTHDIDAVRRFADRIILLFEGNAIWDGVPLAG comes from the coding sequence GTGATCGGCGCCACCCCTCAGAAACTCGCGCACCAACCGACCGACGTTTTTTCTATCGACAACGTCGATGTCCAGCTCGGGGCGAAGCGGGTACTTGCACACTGCACGCTTCGTATTCAAGCGGGCGTCACGTGTATCGTCGGTCAGAGCGGCACCGGGAAGAGTACGCTGCTCAAGGCGATGGTTGGCCTTATCCCACTAGCGCGCGGGTCGATCCGGTTCCGCGGACTTGAAGTCTCGACGAGCCATGTATCGATGCTCGCTGAAATTCGTCGTAACGTCGCATTCGTCTTTCAAAATGGAGCGCTCTTTTCGTCATTGAGCGTCTTCGACAATTGTGCCCTCGCGCTTCGAGAGCGCGATCATTTGTCTGTCCACGAGATTGAACTTCGCGTCTTCGATGCACTCGAACGTGTTGGTCTGAGCGGTGCGCACGATCGCATGCCCACCGAACTATCCGGTGGAATGATGAAGCGCGCGGCGATTGCCCGCGCACTCGCACAACACCCCGATGCAATCCTCTTCGACGAGCCAACAACCGGAGCCGACCCGATCCTTACGACCGTGCTCATGCAGCACATTCGCGCGATCACCGGCTCGCGCCCAGCGGCTTCCGTCATCATGACGCATGATATCGATGCCGTCCGGCGCTTCGCCGATCGGATCATCCTGCTCTTTGAGGGAAACGCAATCTGGGACGGGGTGCCATTAGCAGGCTGA
- a CDS encoding IS5 family transposase, with translation MRTHDEQRASVWTTLQPEDTVPGDHPLRPMRVMVNEILRELSPEFSKLYSRRGRPSIAPEKLLRALLLQMFYSIRSEPMLLEQLRYNLLFRWFVGLSMDDKIWDPSTFSKNRDRFLNGEISERFFAAVVERARADELLSNEHFTVDGTLIEAWASHKSFRPKSDDEPPTSSGGRNEGVNFRGRPRSNETHVSSTDPDARLYRKSSGAPAILGYLGHALMENRNGLIVGVKTTRATGIAEREAALELIRGVSGSNRITLGADKAYDTKDFVEALRALNVTPHVAQNTTRRRSAIDRRTVRHPGYTVSQRRRKLIEESFGWGKTIGRLRKVHFRGLDLVGDIVRWTAAAYNLIRIRNLRAAT, from the coding sequence ATGCGGACTCATGATGAGCAGCGTGCATCCGTTTGGACGACGTTGCAGCCGGAAGACACCGTGCCCGGCGATCATCCGTTGCGCCCGATGCGCGTGATGGTCAACGAAATTCTGCGCGAACTCTCGCCGGAGTTTTCCAAGCTCTACTCCCGACGGGGCCGGCCATCGATCGCGCCGGAGAAGCTGCTGCGAGCCTTGCTGTTGCAAATGTTCTACTCGATCCGCAGCGAGCCGATGCTGCTGGAGCAGTTGCGTTACAATTTGCTCTTTCGTTGGTTCGTGGGCTTGAGCATGGACGACAAGATCTGGGACCCCTCGACGTTCAGCAAGAACCGCGATCGGTTCTTGAATGGCGAAATCTCCGAGCGGTTCTTCGCCGCCGTGGTCGAGCGGGCGCGTGCCGACGAACTGCTCTCGAACGAGCATTTCACCGTCGATGGGACGCTAATCGAGGCGTGGGCCAGCCACAAGAGCTTTCGGCCCAAGTCGGACGACGAACCGCCGACCTCGAGCGGCGGTCGCAACGAGGGCGTGAACTTTCGTGGCCGGCCGCGCAGCAACGAGACGCACGTCTCGAGTACCGATCCGGACGCGCGGTTGTACCGCAAGAGCAGCGGCGCGCCGGCGATTCTCGGCTATCTCGGACATGCTCTGATGGAGAATCGCAACGGCTTGATAGTCGGCGTGAAGACCACTCGCGCGACCGGGATCGCCGAACGCGAAGCAGCGCTGGAATTGATTCGCGGGGTCAGCGGAAGCAACCGAATCACGCTCGGCGCCGACAAGGCGTACGATACCAAAGACTTTGTCGAGGCGTTGCGAGCGCTCAACGTGACGCCGCACGTTGCTCAAAATACGACCCGTCGCCGCAGCGCGATCGACCGCCGAACCGTCCGCCATCCGGGCTACACGGTGAGTCAACGCAGGCGCAAGTTGATCGAGGAGAGCTTCGGGTGGGGCAAGACGATCGGCCGATTGCGCAAGGTGCATTTCCGCGGGCTTGATCTGGTCGGCGACATTGTGCGCTGGACGGCCGCGGCGTACAACTTGATCAGGATACGCAATCTGAGGGCCGCGACATGA
- a CDS encoding DUF190 domain-containing protein — protein MTEFCTGQLLRIFVGERDAWHGRPLHFAIVDLLKKHGVAGASVFRGIEGFGSHHEIHVAKVFSFGSDLPILIEVVDTEEKIATLVPLIDGMVSEGAMTLERIEYRRYLPRNVER, from the coding sequence ATGACGGAGTTCTGTACGGGCCAACTTTTGCGAATTTTCGTCGGTGAACGTGACGCTTGGCACGGCCGACCACTTCATTTCGCAATCGTCGATTTGTTGAAAAAGCACGGGGTCGCCGGAGCCTCGGTCTTTCGCGGGATCGAAGGATTTGGTTCTCATCACGAAATTCATGTAGCGAAGGTCTTCAGCTTCGGTTCCGATCTTCCCATTCTCATAGAAGTAGTCGATACGGAGGAAAAGATCGCGACGCTCGTCCCGCTGATCGACGGAATGGTAAGCGAGGGCGCGATGACCTTGGAGCGGATCGAATACCGGCGGTATCTTCCGCGAAACGTGGAGCGATAG
- a CDS encoding IS256 family transposase yields the protein MESNDGGQAGRRKTRQTSSLTYAIDEPELQQIWDLTADERRVLLVVIGADADGTKHLVALDDAMSESELSWTELFEDLKKRGLHMPQLLIADGANGLWAAAGKALPNTRQQRCWLHKVRNVLDKLPEKQKPRVHTELRCIVNAPSETEARDRIEALAKTLQRDYPKAAACIRDDVDRMVTFYRFPSSSWKSLRTTNPIESIFASVRLRTEAAKRLRTGSSATYLVFKLVQRLSGSWRRINGYQSITLENAEAA from the coding sequence ATGGAAAGCAACGACGGTGGCCAAGCCGGCCGCCGTAAAACGAGACAGACGAGCAGCCTAACTTACGCGATCGACGAACCGGAATTACAGCAGATTTGGGACTTGACTGCTGACGAACGGCGCGTGTTGCTCGTGGTGATTGGGGCAGATGCCGATGGCACCAAGCATTTGGTGGCCCTCGACGATGCGATGAGTGAGAGCGAACTGAGTTGGACGGAGCTTTTCGAAGACCTTAAAAAGCGCGGTTTACACATGCCGCAACTCCTCATCGCCGACGGCGCAAACGGGTTATGGGCTGCTGCCGGGAAGGCACTTCCCAACACGCGACAGCAACGGTGCTGGCTGCACAAAGTACGCAACGTCTTGGACAAGCTTCCCGAGAAACAGAAGCCGCGCGTCCATACCGAACTGCGATGCATCGTAAACGCGCCGAGCGAGACGGAAGCGCGCGATCGGATCGAGGCGCTCGCGAAAACATTGCAGCGAGATTACCCCAAAGCCGCCGCATGTATCCGCGATGACGTCGATCGCATGGTGACGTTCTATCGCTTTCCGTCGAGCAGTTGGAAAAGCTTGCGAACGACCAATCCGATCGAATCGATCTTCGCTTCCGTGCGATTACGAACCGAAGCTGCGAAGCGATTGCGTACCGGAAGCTCCGCGACGTACTTGGTGTTCAAGCTCGTTCAACGCCTCTCTGGCAGCTGGCGACGCATCAACGGATACCAATCCATAACCCTTGAAAACGCCGAAGCGGCGTGA
- a CDS encoding IS256 family transposase gives MADYDLTLSRDAIPALLDQPAALGKLVEVILNQVLEAQMRDHLGAERYERCEEREGYRNGYRDRQLSTRVGSLVLRVPQTRDGSFSTDIFERYRRSEQAFVVGLMEMVVNGVSTRKVTRITEGLCGTSFSKSTVSRLTKALDEPVAGFLNRRLDAAYPFIIVDALFTKVRTDKSVVSKALLIASGIRADGYREILGLSIGDSESFATWNEFFCGLKARGLHGVDVAVSDNHSGLREAIAKQFVGATWQRCQFHVMKNLLDHAPKKERENVTAAARLIFLATDRKEAERRYAEFMARFAETAPKSCVCLEGAFEDMLAILPLPEKYRRRLRTSNMQERLNEEIRRREKVIRIFPNDAAAIRMVGALLSEQNDEWLGRAYFDMTEYFEWKATTVAKPAAVKRDRRAA, from the coding sequence GTGGCCGATTACGATCTTACCCTATCCCGCGACGCGATTCCAGCTTTGCTTGATCAGCCGGCGGCGCTCGGCAAACTCGTCGAAGTGATTCTCAACCAAGTGCTCGAGGCACAGATGCGCGATCATCTGGGCGCCGAGCGGTACGAGCGCTGTGAAGAACGGGAGGGCTATCGAAATGGGTATCGCGATCGACAGCTCTCGACCCGCGTCGGCTCGCTGGTCCTGCGCGTGCCGCAGACGCGCGACGGCAGCTTCTCAACCGACATCTTCGAGCGTTATCGCCGCAGCGAACAAGCCTTCGTCGTGGGCCTGATGGAGATGGTCGTCAACGGCGTCTCGACGCGGAAGGTCACGCGGATAACCGAAGGTCTGTGTGGGACGTCGTTTTCGAAATCGACGGTAAGTCGCCTTACGAAGGCACTCGACGAGCCGGTCGCGGGATTCTTGAATCGCCGGCTCGACGCAGCGTACCCATTCATCATCGTTGACGCGCTCTTTACGAAGGTGCGCACCGACAAGAGCGTCGTCAGCAAAGCGCTGCTCATCGCGAGCGGCATTCGTGCTGACGGATACCGAGAAATCCTTGGTCTTTCGATCGGCGATTCGGAGAGCTTTGCGACGTGGAACGAGTTCTTTTGCGGCCTCAAAGCACGCGGCTTGCACGGCGTCGACGTTGCCGTCTCCGACAATCACTCGGGCTTACGCGAGGCGATCGCCAAGCAATTCGTCGGCGCGACGTGGCAGCGTTGCCAGTTCCACGTGATGAAGAACTTGCTCGATCACGCGCCCAAGAAAGAACGGGAAAACGTAACCGCTGCAGCTCGGCTGATCTTCCTCGCAACTGATCGCAAAGAGGCCGAGCGTCGATATGCGGAATTCATGGCCCGCTTCGCAGAAACGGCGCCCAAGTCGTGCGTGTGCTTGGAAGGAGCGTTCGAAGACATGCTTGCGATCTTGCCGCTGCCGGAGAAATATCGCCGGCGACTGCGCACGAGCAACATGCAAGAGCGGCTCAATGAAGAGATTCGTCGCCGGGAGAAAGTCATTCGCATTTTCCCAAACGACGCCGCAGCGATTCGCATGGTCGGCGCGTTACTCTCCGAGCAAAACGACGAATGGTTAGGCCGAGCCTACTTCGACATGACCGAATACTTCGAATGGAAAGCAACGACGGTGGCCAAGCCGGCCGCCGTAAAACGAGACAGACGAGCAGCCTAA